From Irregularibacter muris, a single genomic window includes:
- a CDS encoding sigma 54-interacting transcriptional regulator, whose amino-acid sequence MEIKRIKIVTTMDRPHITHDILKVFRKYDISMTWMEVYTYVIYIKFPKIEIELWKKMKKELLEIYAVKEIDEIDLIAVEEREVEMKSVLDIVSQGIIMLNKEGKIKYANKYAAESIFSVSAEQAVNQKITRYLRNKKIESFINLSDKNKSIENMEIQISHHTYFLNINPVLSQENIFCGYIITLQNMEEIGEIINSKRYDNPITFDDIVGKSTKLLEVINHAKLFSPSDSPVLITGESGTGKELFARAIHNHSRRWSKLFVAINCAAIPDQLLESELFGYESGAFTGGKKNGKTGIFEVANGGTVFLDEIGEMAPHLQVKLLRVLQEGTIRRIGGHEEIPIDVRVLSATNQDIEKMVKANKFRLDLLYRINIFNLDIPPLRERKEDLEVLIDYFKKIYEQNYHKQIEGITRKALEKLLSYSWPGNIRELQNVIERAVALTRGKDIEEKDILLNYNLEAVESIERTSLKESVENFEKDMIIKALKNHSSIRETARALGVSHTLLINRIKKYNINS is encoded by the coding sequence ATGGAAATTAAAAGAATCAAAATTGTTACCACAATGGATCGTCCCCATATTACCCATGATATCTTAAAGGTATTTCGCAAATATGATATCAGTATGACATGGATGGAAGTCTATACCTATGTTATTTATATTAAGTTTCCAAAAATAGAAATAGAACTTTGGAAAAAAATGAAAAAAGAGCTTTTAGAAATTTATGCAGTAAAAGAGATTGATGAAATTGACTTAATCGCCGTTGAAGAACGGGAAGTAGAAATGAAAAGTGTACTGGATATCGTGTCCCAAGGGATTATTATGCTCAATAAAGAGGGGAAAATCAAATATGCCAATAAATATGCTGCTGAAAGTATATTTTCGGTGTCTGCCGAACAGGCGGTTAATCAAAAAATTACTAGATATCTTAGAAACAAAAAAATTGAAAGTTTCATCAATCTATCGGATAAAAACAAAAGCATTGAAAATATGGAGATCCAAATAAGTCATCATACTTATTTTTTAAACATTAATCCTGTACTAAGCCAGGAAAATATATTCTGTGGTTATATTATTACCCTACAAAATATGGAGGAAATAGGAGAAATTATTAATAGTAAGCGTTATGACAATCCCATTACCTTTGACGATATTGTAGGAAAGAGTACGAAATTACTTGAAGTGATTAATCATGCCAAACTCTTTTCACCCTCTGATTCTCCTGTACTTATTACCGGGGAAAGTGGAACAGGAAAGGAGTTGTTTGCCAGAGCTATTCATAACCACAGCAGAAGATGGTCAAAATTATTTGTGGCTATTAACTGTGCAGCTATTCCTGATCAGCTTTTAGAAAGTGAACTTTTCGGTTATGAAAGTGGAGCTTTCACAGGAGGAAAGAAAAATGGCAAGACAGGAATATTTGAAGTGGCTAATGGCGGGACAGTTTTTTTAGATGAAATAGGGGAAATGGCACCTCATTTACAAGTTAAATTATTACGGGTACTCCAGGAAGGGACCATTAGGAGAATTGGTGGTCATGAAGAAATCCCTATTGATGTAAGAGTTTTATCTGCAACCAATCAGGATATTGAAAAGATGGTTAAAGCCAATAAGTTTCGTTTAGACTTACTTTATCGTATTAATATTTTTAATCTAGATATTCCCCCTCTTAGAGAGCGAAAGGAGGATCTAGAGGTTTTGATTGATTATTTTAAAAAGATTTATGAACAAAATTATCATAAACAGATTGAAGGTATTACACGAAAGGCTTTAGAAAAATTATTGAGCTATAGCTGGCCTGGAAATATTAGAGAGTTACAAAATGTCATTGAAAGAGCAGTGGCCTTAACAAGGGGGAAGGATATTGAAGAAAAAGATATTCTCTTAAATTATAATTTAGAGGCTGTAGAGTCCATTGAGAGGACATCTCTAAAGGAAAGTGTTGAAAATTTTGAAAAGGATATGATTATAAAAGCTTTAAAAAACCATAGTAGCATTAGGGAAACAGCTAGGGCTTTAGGAGTAAGCCATACTCTACTGATTAATAGAATTAAAAAATATAATATTAATAGTTAG